From Osmerus eperlanus chromosome 28, fOsmEpe2.1, whole genome shotgun sequence, the proteins below share one genomic window:
- the aplnra gene encoding apelin receptor A: MDLTSAEYGDNYDYYDDNETACDFSEWEPSYSLIPVLYMLIFILGLSGNGVVIFTVWRSKSKRRAADVYIGNLALADLTFVITLPLWAVYTALGYHWPFGVALCKISSYVVLVNMYASVFCLTCLSFDRYLAIVHSLSSSRLRSRGTMLASLGAIWLLSGLLAVPTLLFRTTMDDRNRTICAMDFSLVARNQRHESLWIAGLSLSSSALGFLLPFLAMTIFYCFIGCTVTRHFNNLRKEDQKKRRLLKIITTLVVVFAFCWTPFHVLKSMDALSYLDLAPSACGFLRFLLLAHPYATCLAYVNSCLNPFLYAFFDLRFRSQCLCLFNLKKAMHGQMSSMSSTLSAQTQKSEIQSLATKV; the protein is encoded by the coding sequence ATGGATCTCACTTCTGCGGAGTACGGGGACAACTATGACTACTATGACGACAACGAAACTGCTTGTGACTTCTCGGAGTGGGAGCCATCCTACTCTCTCATCCCTGTGCTGTACATGCTCATCTTCATCCTGGGCCTGTCCGGCAACGGCGTGGTCATCTTCACTGTCTGGAGGTCCAAATCCAAGCGGAGGGCGGCCGATGTCTACATCGGCAACCTGGCCCTGGCCGACCTCACCTTCGTGATCACCCTGCCCCTGTGGGCGGTGTACACAGCGCTGGGCTACCACTGGCCCTTCGGCGTGGCCCTCTGCAAGATCAGCAGCTACGTGGTGCTGGTCAACATGTATGCCAGCGTGTTCTGCCTGACCTGCCTCAGTTTCGACCGCTACCTGGCCATCGTGCACTCTCTGTCCAGCAGCAGGCTGCGCTCGCGAGGCACCATGCTGGCCTCCCTGGGGGCCATCTGGCTGCTGTCTGGCCTGCTGGCCGTGCCCACGCTGCTGTTCCGCACCACCATGGACGACCGAAACCGCACCATCTGCGCCATGGACTTCAGCCTGGTCGCTCGGAACCAGCGGCACGAGTCCCTGTGGATCGCCGGGCTCAGCCTGTCGTCCTCGGCGCTGGGCTTCCTGCTCCCCTTCCTGGCCATGACCATCTTCTACTGCTTCATCGGCTGCACGGTGACGCGGCACTTCAACAACCTGCGCAAGGAGGACCAGAAGAAGCGTCGGCTGCTGAAGATCATCACCACGCTGGTGGTGGTGTTTGCCTTTTGCTGGACGCCCTTCCACGTCCTGAAGAGCATGGACGCCCTCTCCTACCTGGATCTGGCCCCCAGCGCGTGCGGCTTCCTGCGCTTCCTCCTGCTGGCGCACCCCTACGCCACCTGCCTGGCCTACGTCAACAGCTGCCTCAACCCCTTCCTCTACGCCTTCTTCGACCTGCGCTTCCGCTCCCAGTGCCTGTGCTTGTTCaacctgaagaaggccatgcACGGCCAGATGAGCTCCATGTCCTCCACGCTCAGTGCCCAGACGCAGAAGTCCGAGATACAGTCTCTAGCCACCAaagtgtga
- the hpdb gene encoding 4-hydroxyphenylpyruvate dioxygenase has protein sequence MTTYTDKGEKHEQGRFICFDHITFWVGNAKQAASYYCNKLGFEPVAYQGLETGNRDVVSHVVKQGKILYVFSSALNPGNKEMGEHLVKHGDGAKDIAFTVENCDFLVQKARERGAIIVKEPYVLEDKFGKVKLAVLQTYGDTTHTFVERTGYKGQFLPGFQPPLHLDPLLEKLPRGHLDFIDHVVGNQPDDEMVPVVEWYRRNLMFHRFWSVDDKQLQTDFSALRSIVVANYEESVKMPINEPAMGKRKSQIQEYVEYYGGPGVQHIAMNTSNIITAIRNLKERGMEFMTVPDTYYLQLRENLKRSKVKVTEDLEILEELKILVDYDDGGYLLQIFTKPVQDRPTVFLEVIQRHNHQGFGAGNFKALFEAIEADQNARGNLTILTPNGVSKNI, from the exons ATG acTACCTACACGGATAAAGGTGAAAAG CATGAGCAGGGCAGGTTCATCTGCTTTGACCACATCACATTCTGGGTTGGAAATGCCAAACAG GCAGCATCCTACTACTGCAACAAGCTTGGGTTTGAACCTGTGGCGTATCAGGGTTTGGAGACAGGTAACCGGGATGTGGTGTCTCACGTGGTGAAGCAAGGCAAG ATCCTGTATGTGTTCTCCTCTGCCCTCAACCCTGGGAACAAAG AAATGGGAGAGCACCTGGTGAAACATGGTGACGGAGCCAAAGACATCGCATTTACGGTGGAGAACTGTGATTTCCTTGTACAG aaagccagagagagggGTGCCATCATTGTGAAAGAGCCATATGTACTCGAGGACAAATTTGGGAAAGTAAAGCTGGCTGTTCTCCAAACG TATGgtgacactacacacacatttgtggaGCGAACAGGGTACAAGGGTCAGTTTCTCCCAGGGTTTCAACCCCCTTTACACCTGGACCCCTTGTTGGAAAAGCT CCCGCGTGGACACCTCGACTTTATTGATCATGTTGTTGGGAACCAGCCAGATGATGAGATGGTGCCTGTGGTGGAATG GTATAGGAGGAACCTCATGTTCCATCGGTTCTGGTCTGTGGATGACAAGCAGCTGCAGACAGACTTCAGCGCTCTGCGCTCCATCGTCGTGGCCAACTACGAAGAGTCGGTGAAGATGCCCATCAACGAGCCGGCCATGGGCAAGCGCAAGTCCCAGATCCAG GAGTATGTGGAGTATTACGGGGGCCCAGGTGTCCAGCACATTGCCATGAACACATCAAACATCATCACTGCA ATCCGTAatctgaaggagagagggatggagttcATGACTGTTCCGGACACATACTACCTGCAACTGAGAGAGAATCTCAAACGTTCCAAAGTTAAGGTCACAGAGGATCTGGAAATTCTGGAG GAGCTGAAGATTTTAGTGGACTACGATGACGGTGGCTACCTGCTCCAGATCTTCACCAAGCCGGTGCAGGACCGGCCCACCGTGTTCCTGGAAGTGATCCAGAGACACAACCACCAG gGTTTTGGAGCCGGCAATTTCAAGGCCCTTTTTGAGGCCATCGAGGCAGACCAGAACGCCAGGGGAAACTTGACTATCCTGACCCCTAATGGAGTTAGCAAGAACATCTGA
- the LOC134014893 gene encoding histone-lysine N-methyltransferase SETD1B-A-like, whose translation MENKHQAIDRENQPPQHWRSCKLIIDPVLSNGFFKVYRYDGQHFNMPVQDLGVFAVDTVRDPRICRLWTKYDEIDLLVPKFKVDECYVGPIPPKEVTFARLNDNVREGFLTDLCKKYGQIEEVDILYNPQNKKHLGIAKVIFDTVKAAKEAVQHLHETSVMGNTIHVELDPRGDNRLRYVHLLINGHYTPQTVPVGINDVTLQYLTDRFLGTKTTLTHNDQISTFTGCISSPTSIATPLSLDTAYSSIWQDTPGSLGQTPQSQGTPRTPCLSGTPMSQDSCYSSQQTTPIHQASQGDHSSYSVHRRSRSDGPGGSLRQSGRYQGRFHRSSQLSSLFQLLHPPPPLPLQSQIHDSADSHRASLPWSQNTHPGKEALSLFPLPHQESTVAHSPYSKALSLGGSSARVSSIAPTPVGQRAKTATPEHHICMADSPPSPPDTSGTPARETQSHSLDTRIEMLLRKNQGSGAPLPASLLAPLLCDGGLKTAERLQKSPVSRSSSKVPHFSLDGTPALSGSRFNGIPRTAGNLEDGSSTPLPGGEEEQLAAVVEPFTETPQTSGNIPLTLKIRGHTDQSTSDQTDVKTRLLPTSWTQVLPSSEEDFHISAPQPPTSYFSGNLPNPVSNPKPSASPANGRTRIMPFNRPVQIPPRNLHPPIPPSILPFPVPLSNGTIAIPPPGFVPVPGQGIPLPPPPLPPPPAVLGPPPPLVAPPPIPPLAYPYPISNQQSDKILYPPQRNMLFPFSAPPWPLPPIPRFDPSVPPPGYLPPRKDLHKVTVDKVISVIIDELKSITRKDITRKMVEGVAFRAFDEWWDDQEHKAKTAVMPGKGEERAEDRAHPRDPLMLIAGLCKTVQLPSFKVKKKRLGDTSEDPKPEVGLSAHEGDGHGVTAEAQEGGVAGLTPDQTSLAGGDSSAVKRRHARPLELDSEGEEEEEEEEEEEEGAEQKEEQSEQNDFCPNSQRCEEGDDEEQNEDNRLDDDEVEATGDELSTEEYSDESPDSTYGEEEEDEEEEGSQEGAWEHSRVESPLTPGTELEVELALLGGSHEGLERDLGEALLGYTNSLFIPDPVSQHLLSEHQHPLQAPSPIGLPVVCSDFEVETDSPEWEMDSPETQRPLTPTGSLVDSDPDVLFKSKPTPPAVVEVELPQTPGQGVASSLDSEEDLMDQLLYLSNTDPKERALTVSYAPGEDIPRTPGAEERSVWTPHNSSRVPKTPGRETTPSEGSLVMSPPPPLPRSPFHLPSLSSNLYTPRTPGRDITPPRRLHRHLRALGRRTAGPSPRSHAPALSSLVYDERLTASSVVSPPPCSLSSAESPASGDVWPGPRPRGQTPLQGLENRPGLVDDRERGKLFWRRVRQRRRRKRRRWRRVQPRERTWSAPRATPSLCPGLYPHRRSPGGEREVLHRVWKEGLDEEDCRLLQATYERRLQHDNVRWLTDAHWVPHPHILQSQSHYDSQTFVSLSNSPLTRVLTEDVEEGCDWLRNHVTGSARSEGFYKIDKKDKINYLNSTRLDTPSRPTNTQGGSLPAQPQALLRSGSEFRAEQRRLLASFSCDSDLVKFNQLKFRKKKIRFCRSHIHDWGLFAQEPIAADEMVIEYVGQTIRQLIADMREKRYEDQGIGSSYLFRVDEEYILDATKCGNLARFINHSCNPNCYAKIITVDSQKKIVIYSRQPISVNEEITYDYKFPIEDEKIPCLCEADNCRGSLN comes from the exons ATGGAAAACAAACATCAGGCTATTGACCGAGAGAACCAACCACCTCAACATTGGAGAAGTTGCAAGTTGATTATAGATCCAGTGTTATCAAATGGATTTTTTAAAGTCTATCGTTATGATGGGCAGCATTTCAATATGCCT GTTCAAGACTTAGGAGTGTTTGCGGTGGACACAGTCAGAGACCCCAGAATATGCCGTCTTTGGACCAAATACGATGAGATTGATCTTTTAGTTCCTAAATTTAAG GTTGATGAATGCTATGTCGGCCCAATTCCTCCCAAAGAAGTGACGTTTGCACGGTTAAATGACAACGTCCGAGAGGGTTTCTTGACTGACTTATGCAAGAAATACGGACAGATCGAAGAAGTGGACATTTTATACAATCCTCAAAACAAAAAGCATTTAGGAATTGCCAAAGTCATTTTTGACACAGTCAAGGCCGCCAAGGAAGCAGTGCAGCACCTTCATGAGACATCTGTCATGGGGAACACCATTCATGTGGAGCTTGATCCAAGAG GTGATAACCGTTTGCGATATGTCCATCTTCTTATTAATGGACACTACACTCCTCAGACTGTGCCAGTGGGAATCAATGACGTCACCCTCCAATATTTAACTGATCGTTTTCTG GGCACCAAAACTACCCTGACACACAATGATCAAATCTCCACATTCACGGGGTGCATTTCCAGTCCGACCAGCATTGCGACGCCTCTCTCCCTGGACACAGCATATTCCAGTATTTGGCAGGACACTCCAGGAAGTTTGGGGCAGACGCCCCAATCTCAAGGCACCCCTCGCACGCCCTGCCTGTCTGGAACCCCTATGTCTCAAGACTCCTGCTACTCCAGCCAGCAGACCACGCCCATCCACCAAGCCAGCCAGGGGGACCACTCCTCCTACAGTGTTCACAGACGCTCCAGGAGCGACGGTCCGGGCGGGAGCCTTCGCCAGTCAGGACGCTACCAAGGGAGATTCCACCGCAGCTCACAGCTGAGCTCCTTGTTCCAGCTActccacccacctcctccactccccctccagtcccagatTCACGACTCCGCCGATAGCCACAGGGCTTCCCTTCCGTGGTCTCAGAACACCCACCCAGGCAaagaggccctctctctcttcccccttccccaccAGGAGTCCACGGTGGCACATTCTCCCTACTCCaaggctctctctctgggtggcaGTTCTGCCCGTGTCTCAAGCATCGCTCCCACACCTGTGGGTCAGAGGGCAAAAACGGCAACGCCGGAGCATCATATCTGCATGGCGGACTCTCCCCCCTCGCCTCCGGACACTTCCGGAACCCCAGCCCGGGAGACGCAGAGCCACAGCTTGGACACTCGCATCGAGATGCTCCTGAGGAAGAACCAGGGCTCCGGcgcccccctccccgcctccctcctcgcccccctcctctgcGACGGGGGTCTGAAGACGGCGGAACGTCTGCAGAAGAGCCCTGTTTCCCGTTCCTCATCAAAGGTTCCTCACTTCTCTCTGGACGGCACCCCGGCGCTCAGCGGATCTCGCTTCAACGGCATCCCGCGCACCGCCGGCAACCTGGAAGACGGCagttcaacccccctccccggcGGGGAAGAGGAACAGCTCGCTGCTGTTGTGGAGCCCTTCACAGAGACCCCTCAGACCTCTGGAAACATTCCTCTAACGTTAAAGATTAGAGGCCACACAGACCAGAGCACCTCCGACCAAACGGATGTGAAGACTAGACTCTTACCGACCTCTTGG ACACAGGTCCTGCCTTCGTCAGAAGAAGACTTCCACATCTCTGCACCTCAGCCTCCCACTTCATACTTCAGTGGAAACCTTCCAAACCCTGTCTCTAACCCTAAGCCCTCAGCTTCGCCTGCGAATGGTCGCACACGAATAATGCCCTTTAACCGcccggttcaaatcccccccaggAACCTTCATCCTCCAATCCCTCCTTCTATCCTACCCTTTCCGGTCCCTCTCTCCAACGGCACCATAGCTATCCCCCCTCCTGGCTTTGTACCTGTGCCTGGTCAGGGCATCCcactacctcctccccctctccccccacctcccgctGTCCTCGGACCCCCTCCACCTTTAGTTGCCCCGCCCCCTATCCCGCCCCTAGCGTACCCCTACCCAATAAGCAATCAGCAGTCGGACAAGATTCTTTACCCACCTCAGAGAAACATGCTCTTTCCTTTCAGTGCCCCCCCTTGGCCCCTTCCCCCCATCCCAAGGTTTGACCCCTCCGTGCCCCCACCAGGTTACCTTCCTCCAAGGAAGGACCTGCACAAGGTCACTGTGGACAAAGTCATTTCCGTCATCATCGACGAGCTAAAATCCATCACGAGGAAGGATATCACTCGCAAAATGGTCGAAGGGGTGGCGTTCAGGGCGTTTGACGAGTGGTGGGATGACCAGGAGCATAAAGCGAAG ACTGCTGTGATgccagggaaaggagaggagagagcggaggaCAGGGCGCACCCTAGAGACCCTCTCATGCTGATCGCTGGCCTGTGTAAGACTGTCCAACTGCCTTCTTTCAAG GTGAAGAAGAAACGGCTCGGTGATACTAGTGAGGATCCCAAACCAGAGGTCGGCCTCTCTGCGCATGAGGGGGATGGACACGGGGTCACAG CCGAGGCGCAGGAGGGTGGCGTGGCGGGTCTCACCCCGGACCAGACCTCTCTCGCTGGGGGCGACAGTTCGGCCGTTAAGCGGAGACATGCGAGGCCTCTTGAGCTCGacagtgagggggaggaggaggaggaggaggaagaagaggaggaggagggtgcagAACAAAAAGAGGAACAAAGTGAACAGAACGACTTCTGTCCCAACAGCCAG CGGTGTGAagagggtgatgatgaggaaCAGAACGAGGATAACAGACTGGATGATGATGAAGTCGAGGCAACAGGAGATGAACTTTCCACAGAGG AGTACAGCGATGAATCCCCAGACTCCACctatggagaggaagaggaggacgaggaggaggagggctcacAGGAGGGGGCTTGGGAACACAGCAGAGTGGAGT ccccccttaCCCCGGGCACAgagctggaggtggagctggCCCTGCTGGGGGGATCCCatgagggtctggagagagatctGGGGGAAGCCTTGTTGGGTTACACCAACAGCCTCTTTATACCAGACCCAGTATCCCAGCATCTACTTAGTGAACACCAGCACCCACTTCAGGCACCTTCTCCTATAGGACTCCCAG TGGTGTGTTCTGACTTTGAGGTCGAGACTGACAGTCCTGAGTGGGAGATGGACTCACCAGAGACCCAGAGGCCGCTCACCCCCACGGGCTCCCTGGTGGACAGTGACCCTGACGTGCTCTTCAAGAGCAAGCCGACCCCCCCTGCTGTGGTAGAGGTGGAACTGCCACAAACGCCTGGTCAGGGCGTGGCTTCCTCCCTGGACAGTGAGGAAGACTTGATGGACCAGCTCCTGTATCTGTCAAACACTGATCCCAAAGAGCGTGCTCTCACGGTTTCGTACGCGCCCGGCGAGGACATTCCCAGGACGCCGGGCGCTGAGGAGAGGAGCGTCTGGACTCCGCACAACTCCAGTCGCGTTCCAAAGACACCTGGCAGGGAGACCACCCCTTCAGAGGGGAGTCTGGTGATGAGCCCGCCTCCACCTCTTCCGCGGAGCcccttccacctcccctctctgtcctccaaccTGTACACCCCCCGCACGCCCGGCAGGGACATCACCCCTCCCAGGAGGCTGCACAGACATCTCCGCGCCCTGGGTAGAAGGACGGCGGGCCCCTCACCTCGCTCACACGCCCCTGCTCTGTCATCCTTGGTGTATGACGAGCGGCTGACAGCATCCTCCGTCGTTtcgccccctccctgcagcctgtcCTCAGCGGAGTCTCCTGCTTCTGGGGACGTGTGGCCCGGTCCCCGGCCCCGGGGCCAGACCCCCCTGCAGGGCCTGGAGAACCGGCCCGGCCTGGTGgacgacagagagagggggaagctgTTCTGGAGGAGAGTACggcagaggaggagacggaagaggaggaggtggaggagggtgcagCCCCGGGAAAGGACGTGGTCGGCGCCGAGAGCGACTCCCTCGCTCTGTCCCGGTCTCTACCCTCACCGTCGCTCTCccggcggagagagggaggtcctCCACAGGGTCTGGAAGGAAGGCTTGGACGAGGAGGACTGCAGGCTCCTGCAGGCTACCTATGAGAGGAGGCTGCAGCATGACAACGTCCGCTGGCTCACTGACGCCCACTGGGTCCCTCACCCTCATATCCTTCAGTCACAAAGCCAT TATGACTCTCAAACTTTCGTTTCCCTTAGCAACTCTCCACTCACCAGAGTCCTGACAGAGGACGTTGAGgagggctgtgattggctgcggAACCACGTGACCGGCTCGGCCCGCAGCGAGGGATTCTACAAAATCGACAAGAAGGACAAGATCAACTATCTCAACAGCACACGTCTGGACACGCCCTCTCGCCCGACAAATACTCAG GGCGGGAGCCTCCCAGCCCAGCCACAGGCCTTGCTGCGCTcggggtcagagttcagggcGGAACAGCGCCGCCTGCTGGCCTCCTTCAGCTGCGACAGCGACCTGGTCAAGTTCAACCAGCTCAAG TTCCGCAAGAAGAAGATCCGATTCTGCCGCAGCCACATCCACGACTGGGGGCTGTTTGCCCAGGAGCCCATAGCTGCAGATGAGATGGTGATCGAGTACGTGGGCCAGACCATCAGACAG CTGATAGCGGACATGAGGGAGAAGCGCTACGAGGACCAGGGCATCGGGAGCAGCTATCTGTTCAGGGTGGACGAGGAGTACATCTTAGACGCTACCAAGTGTGGGAATCTCGCCAGGTTTATTAACCACAGCTGCAAT CCAAACTGCTATGCAAAGATCATCACAGTGGACTCGCAGAAGAAGATTGTGATCTACTCCCGGCAGCCTATCAGCGTCAACGAGGAGATCACCTACGATTACAAATTCCCCATCGAGGATGAGAAGATCCCATGTCTGTGTGAAGCAGACAACTGCAGAGGATCCCTCAACTGA